Proteins encoded by one window of Brevibacterium atlanticum:
- a CDS encoding GDSL-type esterase/lipase family protein, whose protein sequence is MSSDTTTTIAVVGGPLVAGHGDGRGLGWVGRVTARTLPSLPDLKVYPLAVPREDSAELHARTIAEASLRFTPDGDNRLVLALGSGDLDSGRSVARARLDVANVLDEALARKVSTFVLGPPPEHDGDRNRRIAELNTSFSDVAKRRGITYVDAFTPLLGHPVWQRELASSRDHLPAQEGYGLLAWLVLHRGWFSWLGVRDVLGDN, encoded by the coding sequence GTGAGCAGCGACACGACCACAACCATCGCCGTGGTCGGCGGCCCTCTGGTCGCCGGCCACGGTGACGGCCGTGGTCTCGGATGGGTCGGTCGGGTGACGGCCAGGACCCTGCCGAGTCTGCCCGACCTCAAGGTCTATCCGCTGGCCGTTCCCCGTGAGGACTCCGCCGAGCTCCACGCTCGCACCATCGCCGAGGCGTCCCTGCGGTTCACCCCGGACGGGGACAATCGTCTGGTGCTGGCCTTGGGCTCCGGCGATCTCGATTCGGGTCGTTCGGTGGCCAGGGCCCGCCTCGATGTGGCCAACGTCCTCGACGAGGCTCTGGCCCGGAAGGTCTCGACCTTCGTGCTCGGACCTCCGCCCGAACACGACGGCGACCGCAATCGACGCATCGCCGAACTCAACACGAGCTTCTCCGATGTGGCCAAGCGACGCGGCATCACCTACGTCGACGCGTTCACTCCCCTGCTCGGACACCCTGTCTGGCAGCGTGAACTCGCATCCTCACGGGATCATCTGCCCGCACAAGAGGGCTACGGGCTGCTGGCCTGGCTGGTCCTCCACCGCGGATGGTTCAGCTGGCTGGGCGTCCGCGACGTCCTCGGCGACAACTGA
- the rsgA gene encoding ribosome small subunit-dependent GTPase A — MAKIYRDEDYRPRPNRRGSRPRTKNRPDHSDAVTGMVTAVDRGRYRVILADRSGGFTSPTHVRGGKGKKDRRATSVTAVRASGLRKQAIVPGDIVRLVGDTSGQEGSLARLVEIVKRRNLLRRSADDTDPTERVIVANVDVMGIVTATMDPEPSYGLIDRALVAAYDADIEPLLIVTKTDLASAEEIRRRFAASGVDIVESAIGGEHNTVDAEVLERLTGRISVLVGHSGVGKSTLTNALVPAAERATGHVNDVTGRGRHTSSSAVCLPLDGGGWLIDTPGVRSFGLAHVDRETLLSAFPELVEAIADCPRGCTHLPDSPGCRLDEWVAADRAGAGGVSRLESLRRLLPPTG; from the coding sequence ATGGCGAAGATCTACCGCGACGAGGACTACCGACCGCGACCGAACCGTCGCGGCTCCCGCCCTCGCACGAAGAACCGACCCGACCACAGCGACGCCGTGACCGGCATGGTCACCGCCGTCGACCGTGGGCGCTACCGGGTCATCCTCGCCGACAGGTCCGGCGGCTTCACCTCCCCCACTCACGTGCGCGGAGGAAAGGGGAAGAAGGACCGACGAGCCACCTCGGTGACGGCGGTGCGCGCCTCCGGCCTGCGGAAGCAGGCGATCGTGCCCGGTGACATCGTCCGCCTCGTCGGCGACACCTCTGGACAGGAGGGTTCCCTGGCCCGGCTCGTCGAGATCGTGAAGCGGCGGAATCTGCTCCGCCGCAGCGCCGATGACACGGACCCGACCGAACGTGTCATCGTCGCCAATGTCGACGTCATGGGAATCGTCACCGCGACCATGGACCCGGAACCCTCCTACGGACTCATCGACCGGGCCCTCGTCGCCGCATACGATGCGGACATCGAGCCCCTGCTCATCGTCACCAAGACGGACCTGGCTTCGGCCGAGGAGATCCGCCGCCGGTTTGCCGCCAGCGGTGTCGACATCGTCGAATCGGCCATCGGAGGCGAGCACAACACCGTCGACGCCGAGGTGCTCGAGCGGCTCACCGGTCGGATCAGCGTCCTCGTCGGCCATTCGGGAGTCGGCAAGTCCACGCTGACCAATGCGCTCGTGCCCGCCGCCGAGCGCGCGACCGGCCACGTCAACGACGTCACGGGTCGCGGACGCCACACCTCCTCCTCGGCCGTCTGCCTCCCCCTCGACGGCGGAGGCTGGCTCATCGACACCCCCGGTGTGCGCAGCTTCGGCCTCGCCCATGTCGACCGGGAGACACTGCTGTCGGCCTTTCCCGAACTCGTCGAGGCCATTGCGGACTGCCCGCGCGGCTGCACTCATCTTCCCGACTCCCCCGGCTGCCGACTCGACGAGTGGGTGGCGGCCGACCGGGCCGGAGCGGGCGGCGTCTCACGGCTGGAGTCGCTGCGCAGGCTGCTGCCTCCGACTGGATAG
- the rsrA gene encoding mycothiol system anti-sigma-R factor — protein MSDEGCCESVRTESLMRIYHYLDGELTTTEIREISIHLEQCPSCHDEYEIEALLKELVRRSCSHDRAPMGLREKIRQRIALEQTMWQS, from the coding sequence ATGAGCGACGAAGGATGCTGCGAAAGCGTCAGGACCGAATCCCTGATGCGCATCTACCACTACCTCGACGGCGAGCTGACGACGACCGAGATCCGTGAGATCTCGATCCACCTCGAACAGTGCCCGTCGTGCCACGACGAGTACGAGATCGAAGCGCTGCTCAAGGAATTGGTGCGACGTTCGTGCAGCCATGATCGAGCCCCGATGGGTCTGCGCGAGAAGATCCGGCAGCGGATCGCTCTCGAACAGACGATGTGGCAGAGCTGA
- the guaB1 gene encoding GMP reductase, producing MRFISNDPSSDLTYSDVFLVPNSSALTSRFDVDLATTDPTGSTTPLVAANMTAVSGRRMAETMARRGGLAVLPQDIPLTAARETIEWVKSRDRIFESALRFSPEDTVLNALHVLAKRPHGFGVVVDRSGRLEGIIDAADLRGVDRFTSVSELLVSSPHVIRAGEIDWADDERLEALFESMTEARAEFAAVVDDDGIVLGSLTPKALLRSSIYTPNLDAEGRLKIAVAIGVNGAALDRAKTLVEAGADVLVIDTAHGHQAKMIDVLQTIANADLGVPIVAGNVVTAEGVRDLVSAGAQIVKVGVGPGAMCTTRMMTAVGRPQFSAVLECAEAARELGAHVWADGGVRYPRDVALALAAGASQVMVGSWFAGTHESPGDLLVDGEGRKYKESFGMASARAVANRTRTESAFSRARKGLFEEGISSSTMYIDPQSPGVEDLLDGITSGVRSSFTYAGARNLGEFAQRAAVGVQSAAGYEEGRPLSGSW from the coding sequence ATGCGTTTCATCTCAAATGATCCCAGCAGCGATCTCACCTACTCCGATGTCTTCCTCGTCCCGAACTCGTCGGCGCTGACCTCGCGCTTCGACGTCGACCTCGCGACGACCGATCCGACGGGCTCGACGACTCCGCTCGTCGCCGCGAACATGACGGCCGTCTCCGGACGGCGGATGGCCGAGACGATGGCCCGCCGAGGCGGCCTCGCGGTGCTACCGCAGGACATTCCGCTGACTGCGGCACGCGAGACGATCGAGTGGGTGAAGAGTCGGGACCGGATCTTCGAATCCGCCCTGCGCTTCTCCCCGGAGGACACCGTGCTCAACGCTCTCCATGTTCTGGCCAAGCGTCCCCACGGCTTCGGCGTGGTCGTCGACCGGTCAGGACGCCTCGAGGGCATCATCGACGCCGCCGATCTGCGCGGAGTCGATCGCTTCACCTCGGTCTCCGAGCTCCTCGTGTCCTCGCCGCATGTGATCCGCGCCGGTGAGATCGACTGGGCCGACGACGAGCGGCTCGAGGCGCTCTTCGAATCGATGACCGAGGCGAGGGCTGAGTTCGCCGCCGTCGTCGACGATGACGGCATCGTGCTCGGCAGCCTGACCCCGAAGGCACTGCTGCGGTCGTCGATCTACACGCCGAACCTCGATGCCGAGGGCCGGCTGAAGATCGCCGTGGCCATCGGCGTCAACGGCGCCGCTCTCGATCGTGCGAAGACTCTGGTCGAAGCCGGTGCTGACGTGCTCGTCATCGACACTGCCCACGGACACCAGGCGAAGATGATCGACGTGCTCCAGACGATCGCGAACGCCGACCTCGGCGTGCCGATCGTGGCCGGCAACGTCGTCACGGCCGAGGGAGTGCGCGACCTCGTCTCCGCGGGCGCGCAGATCGTCAAGGTCGGTGTCGGCCCGGGTGCGATGTGCACGACTCGGATGATGACCGCGGTCGGCCGCCCGCAGTTCTCCGCGGTGCTCGAATGCGCTGAGGCGGCCCGTGAGCTCGGTGCCCATGTCTGGGCCGACGGCGGGGTCCGCTATCCCCGCGACGTCGCACTGGCGCTGGCCGCAGGTGCGTCACAGGTGATGGTCGGTTCGTGGTTCGCCGGGACCCATGAGTCTCCCGGCGACCTCCTCGTCGACGGCGAGGGACGTAAGTACAAGGAGAGCTTCGGCATGGCCTCCGCACGCGCGGTGGCCAACCGCACCCGCACCGAATCGGCGTTCTCACGCGCCCGGAAGGGGCTGTTCGAGGAGGGAATCTCCTCGTCCACGATGTACATCGACCCGCAGTCTCCCGGCGTCGAAGATCTGCTCGACGGGATCACTTCGGGCGTGCGCAGCTCGTTCACCTACGCGGGGGCGCGCAACCTCGGCGAATTCGCCCAGCGCGCCGCAGTCGGCGTACAGAGCGCCGCCGGATACGAAGAGGGCCGTCCGCTGTCGGGAAGTTGGTAA
- a CDS encoding multifunctional oxoglutarate decarboxylase/oxoglutarate dehydrogenase thiamine pyrophosphate-binding subunit/dihydrolipoyllysine-residue succinyltransferase subunit has protein sequence MSVNTPNRTVEDFGSNEWLVEELYEQYKSDKNSVDKSWWPFFDKYEKNSGGQNAAAQSAEKSGTKAAEKSSAQKSAPKSEPKASAPAQAPAAPRETSRGVSPSSAESETLKAETKSVPQVTPKETAPQPEPEETITPLRGPAKLIAKNMDESIEVPTATSVRALPAKALIDNRIVINSHLKRTRGGKVSFTHLIGYAVIRALQNFPSQNVSYDIRDGKPVMVSPAHINFGLAIDVPKKDGTRTLLVPNVKKAETLTFRQFVDAYDGLVDKARKGKLTADDFAGTTVSLTNPGGIGTVHSVPRLTKGQGCIIGVGALDYPAEFQGASQKTINDLAVSKVLTMTSTYDHRVIQGAGSGEFLKLVHSYLLGEDGFYDDVFESLRLPYEPVRWVPDVSAEDQDDVNKTARVIELIDAYRTRGHLMANIDPLVYRQRSHPDLDINQHGLTLWDLEREFPTGGFGAKPMMPFRSILGLLRESYCRTIGFEYMHIADPVQRRWFQAKIEVPHQELTRSEQGHILGRLNAAEAFETFLQTKYIGQKRFSLEGGESAIVLLDEILNQSADTGLDEVAIGMAHRGRLNVLTNIAGKSYAQIFREFDGTMSPDTVQGSGDVKYHLGTQGSFTSPSGNTTGVYVAANPSHLETVDPVLEGIVRAKQDLVDQGEAGFTVLPVLVHGDAAFAGQGVVTETLNLSELRGYRTGGTVHVIINNQVGFTTPPASARSSFYCTDVAKSINAPIFHVNGDDPEAVVRAARLAFEYRQEFNRDVVIDLVCYRRRGHNEGDDPSMTQPLMYSLIEKKGSVRKLYTESLVGRKCITDEEAAEALKDYQSKLESAFAETKEAETGPYDGEAFNAPYEPSDIESHNDAETAISPETLTRIGEAFVEVPEGFTIHKKLRALLEKRKEMALSGGIDWGFAELIAFGSLLMDGVPVRLAGQDSRRGTFVQRHSVLIDSINGNEWTPLQNLTEDQARFWVYDSLLSEYAAVGFEYGYSVQRKDALVAWEAQFGDFAQGAQSVIDEFISSSEQKWQQNSGVVMLLPHGYEGQGPDHSSGRIERYLQLCAESNMTVAQPSSGASYFHLLRRHAAASNKRPLIVFTPKSMLRLKAAANSPEDFTSGRFEAVVDDTDVDAAQVDRVVLVSGKLYWELKAKREADNDTKMALVRLEQLYPLDEAAITAVLDRFPADAEIVWAQEEPENQGAWPFMAMNLPQLLGDRPVTVIARAASAATSTGLKHFHEAQQKDLVERIFTR, from the coding sequence GTGTCCGTCAATACTCCGAACCGCACCGTTGAAGACTTCGGGTCCAACGAGTGGTTGGTCGAGGAATTGTATGAGCAGTACAAGTCAGATAAGAATTCGGTCGACAAGTCCTGGTGGCCGTTCTTCGACAAGTACGAGAAGAACAGCGGCGGTCAGAACGCTGCTGCCCAGTCGGCTGAGAAGTCCGGCACGAAAGCTGCCGAGAAGTCCTCGGCGCAGAAGTCCGCTCCGAAGTCGGAGCCCAAGGCCTCTGCTCCCGCGCAGGCCCCTGCCGCGCCGCGCGAGACCTCGCGCGGCGTCTCGCCCTCATCGGCCGAGTCCGAGACGCTGAAGGCCGAGACGAAGTCCGTTCCGCAGGTCACCCCGAAGGAGACGGCCCCGCAGCCGGAGCCCGAAGAGACGATCACTCCCCTGCGCGGTCCTGCGAAGCTCATCGCGAAGAACATGGACGAGTCCATCGAAGTCCCCACCGCCACCTCGGTGCGGGCACTGCCTGCCAAGGCGCTCATCGACAACCGGATCGTCATCAACTCCCACCTCAAGCGCACCCGCGGCGGGAAGGTCTCCTTCACCCACCTCATCGGCTATGCCGTCATCCGCGCGCTGCAGAACTTCCCATCGCAGAACGTCTCCTATGACATCCGCGACGGCAAGCCTGTGATGGTCTCGCCCGCCCACATCAACTTCGGCCTCGCCATCGACGTCCCGAAGAAGGACGGCACCCGCACTCTGCTCGTGCCGAATGTCAAGAAGGCCGAGACGCTGACCTTCCGCCAGTTCGTCGATGCCTACGACGGACTCGTCGACAAGGCCCGCAAGGGCAAGCTCACTGCTGACGACTTCGCCGGCACCACGGTTTCGCTGACCAACCCGGGCGGCATCGGCACCGTGCACTCGGTGCCGCGGCTGACAAAGGGCCAGGGCTGCATCATCGGCGTCGGCGCGCTGGACTACCCGGCGGAATTCCAGGGTGCGAGCCAGAAGACCATCAACGATCTGGCCGTATCCAAGGTCCTGACCATGACCTCGACCTACGATCACCGCGTGATCCAGGGCGCCGGTTCGGGTGAGTTCCTCAAGCTCGTCCACAGCTACCTGCTCGGTGAGGACGGCTTCTACGACGACGTCTTCGAGTCGCTGCGCCTGCCGTACGAACCGGTCCGCTGGGTTCCCGACGTCTCCGCCGAGGACCAGGACGATGTCAACAAGACCGCGCGCGTCATCGAGCTCATCGATGCCTACCGCACCCGCGGCCACCTCATGGCCAATATCGACCCCCTGGTCTACCGTCAGCGTTCGCACCCGGACCTCGACATCAACCAGCACGGTCTGACCCTGTGGGACCTCGAGCGCGAGTTCCCCACCGGCGGATTCGGTGCGAAGCCGATGATGCCCTTCCGCAGCATCCTCGGTCTTCTGCGCGAGAGCTACTGCCGGACCATCGGCTTCGAGTACATGCACATCGCCGATCCCGTGCAGCGCCGCTGGTTCCAGGCGAAGATCGAGGTTCCCCACCAGGAGCTGACCCGATCCGAGCAGGGACACATCCTCGGCCGGCTCAACGCCGCGGAAGCATTCGAGACCTTCCTGCAGACGAAGTACATCGGGCAGAAGCGCTTCAGCCTCGAAGGCGGAGAGTCCGCGATCGTCCTCCTCGACGAGATCCTCAACCAGTCCGCTGACACCGGACTCGACGAGGTCGCCATCGGCATGGCCCACCGCGGACGCCTCAACGTGCTCACGAACATCGCCGGCAAATCATATGCGCAGATCTTCCGCGAGTTCGACGGCACCATGTCTCCCGACACCGTGCAGGGCTCAGGCGACGTGAAGTACCACCTCGGCACCCAGGGCTCGTTCACCTCGCCCTCGGGCAACACCACCGGCGTGTACGTCGCCGCGAACCCCAGCCACCTCGAGACCGTCGACCCGGTCCTCGAAGGCATCGTGCGCGCGAAGCAGGACCTCGTCGATCAGGGCGAAGCCGGCTTCACGGTGTTGCCGGTCCTCGTGCACGGCGATGCCGCCTTCGCCGGCCAGGGAGTCGTCACCGAGACGCTCAACCTCTCGGAGCTGCGCGGCTACCGCACCGGCGGAACCGTCCATGTCATCATCAACAACCAGGTCGGGTTCACGACTCCCCCCGCCTCGGCACGGTCGTCCTTCTACTGCACCGACGTGGCGAAGTCGATCAACGCCCCGATCTTCCATGTCAACGGCGATGACCCCGAGGCGGTCGTGCGGGCGGCTCGCCTGGCGTTCGAGTACCGCCAGGAGTTCAACCGCGACGTCGTCATCGACCTCGTCTGCTACCGCCGCCGCGGTCACAACGAGGGCGACGACCCCTCGATGACGCAGCCGCTGATGTACTCGCTCATCGAGAAGAAGGGATCGGTGCGCAAGCTCTACACCGAGTCCCTCGTGGGCAGGAAGTGCATCACCGACGAAGAGGCCGCCGAGGCGCTCAAGGACTACCAGTCGAAGCTGGAGTCCGCGTTCGCCGAGACGAAGGAAGCCGAGACCGGACCCTACGACGGCGAGGCCTTCAACGCTCCTTACGAGCCCAGCGACATCGAGAGCCACAACGATGCCGAGACCGCGATCAGCCCCGAGACGCTCACCCGCATCGGCGAGGCCTTCGTCGAGGTGCCCGAGGGCTTCACGATCCACAAGAAGCTGCGGGCTCTGCTGGAGAAGCGCAAGGAGATGGCGCTCTCGGGCGGCATCGACTGGGGCTTCGCCGAGCTCATCGCCTTCGGTTCGCTGCTCATGGACGGTGTGCCCGTACGTCTGGCCGGCCAGGACTCCCGCCGCGGCACCTTCGTCCAGCGCCATTCTGTGCTCATCGACTCGATCAACGGCAACGAATGGACCCCGCTGCAGAACCTCACCGAGGATCAGGCACGCTTCTGGGTCTACGATTCGCTGCTGAGCGAATACGCGGCCGTCGGCTTCGAGTACGGGTACTCCGTCCAGCGCAAGGACGCCCTCGTGGCCTGGGAGGCCCAGTTCGGCGACTTCGCCCAGGGCGCCCAGTCGGTCATCGACGAGTTCATCTCCTCGTCCGAGCAGAAGTGGCAGCAGAACTCCGGTGTCGTCATGCTTCTGCCCCATGGCTACGAGGGGCAGGGCCCCGACCACTCCTCGGGACGCATCGAGCGCTACCTGCAGCTGTGCGCGGAGTCGAACATGACGGTGGCTCAGCCGTCGTCCGGTGCGTCGTACTTCCACCTGCTGCGTCGGCACGCCGCTGCGTCGAACAAGCGGCCGCTCATCGTCTTCACACCGAAGTCGATGCTCCGGCTCAAGGCCGCCGCGAACTCGCCGGAGGACTTCACCTCCGGTCGGTTCGAAGCCGTCGTCGACGACACCGACGTCGATGCCGCTCAGGTCGACCGCGTCGTGCTCGTGTCCGGCAAGCTCTACTGGGAGCTCAAGGCCAAGCGCGAGGCGGACAATGACACGAAGATGGCACTCGTCCGCCTCGAGCAGCTCTACCCGCTCGACGAGGCGGCCATCACCGCCGTCCTCGATCGCTTCCCGGCCGACGCCGAGATCGTCTGGGCTCAGGAGGAGCCGGAGAACCAGGGCGCATGGCCGTTCATGGCGATGAACCTGCCGCAGCTGCTCGGCGACCGCCCCGTCACCGTCATCGCGCGCGCCGCCTCCGCAGCCACCTCGACGGGTCTCAAGCACTTCCATGAGGCCCAGCAGAAGGATCTCGTCGAACGGATCTTCACCCGGTGA
- a CDS encoding sigma-70 family RNA polymerase sigma factor: MTESVKEVPETAAERSERFERDALEYVNQLYAAALRMTRNPADAEDLVQEAYAKAYAAFHQYKPGTNLKAWLYRILTNTFINNYRKKQRQPKEHGSEDIEDWQIAQADSHSSSGGRSAELEALDHLPDSDVKDALSALPEDFRMVVYYADVEGLPYKEIAEIMDTPIGTVMSRLHRGRRQLREMLADYAADRGFANPEGGAK, from the coding sequence ATGACCGAATCAGTCAAAGAAGTCCCCGAAACGGCGGCCGAGAGGTCGGAGCGTTTCGAGCGCGATGCTCTGGAATATGTCAACCAGCTCTACGCGGCTGCTCTGCGGATGACCCGCAATCCTGCCGATGCCGAGGACCTGGTCCAAGAGGCGTACGCGAAGGCCTATGCCGCCTTCCACCAATACAAGCCCGGAACGAACCTCAAAGCGTGGCTGTACCGGATCCTCACGAACACCTTCATCAACAACTACCGCAAGAAGCAGCGGCAGCCGAAGGAGCACGGCAGCGAGGACATCGAGGACTGGCAGATCGCCCAGGCCGACAGCCATTCGTCCTCGGGAGGACGCTCCGCGGAGCTCGAGGCACTCGATCACCTGCCCGACTCCGACGTCAAAGACGCGCTGTCGGCGCTGCCCGAGGACTTCCGCATGGTCGTCTACTATGCCGATGTCGAAGGGCTGCCGTACAAAGAGATCGCCGAGATCATGGACACACCGATCGGCACCGTGATGTCGCGTCTGCACCGTGGGCGACGGCAGCTGCGGGAGATGTTGGCCGACTACGCCGCCGACCGCGGTTTCGCGAATCCCGAGGGAGGTGCGAAATGA
- a CDS encoding 50S ribosomal protein bL37 encodes MSKRGRKRRDRRRNKANHGNRPNS; translated from the coding sequence ATGAGCAAGCGTGGCCGTAAGCGTCGCGATCGCCGTCGCAACAAGGCGAACCACGGCAATCGTCCGAACAGCTGA
- the aroA gene encoding 3-phosphoshikimate 1-carboxyvinyltransferase, protein MTDIPTQTPPATGDWQAPVAGSSITAAVTVPGSKSLTNRYLVLAALAQSGSDLKGWLRSRDTLLMIEALRALGADIDDDGDVLHIEPIDFAAAADSPAEAAEPITIDCGLAGTVMRFIPPLAALTGREVVLDGDEQARVRPMSVTVDSLSRLGASITSADGLLPLSIRPSAQLRGGHLEIDASASSQFVSGLLLAAPVMPLGLELINTGTGVPSRTHVDMTLEVLRDAGVDISEPEPERWIVEPGLPRGLDVLVEPDLSNAAAFAAAAVATDGTVTITDWPVHTTQAGDGFRDIAEAFGAQAILDRDGLHVTGPSALRAVDLDLSAVGELTPVVAALAGLAEGTSQLRGIGHLRGHETDRLAALTRELSAVGVDVVEHPDALTITGGAELRPALWHTYHDHRMVMAGAILGLRIEGLTIENAGTVAKTLPAFTQLWEAMTSPGA, encoded by the coding sequence TTGACTGACATCCCCACGCAGACTCCCCCGGCGACCGGCGACTGGCAGGCACCAGTCGCCGGTTCGTCCATCACCGCCGCCGTCACCGTTCCCGGATCGAAATCGCTGACGAACCGCTATCTCGTCCTCGCCGCCCTCGCCCAGTCCGGATCCGATCTCAAGGGCTGGCTGCGCAGCCGCGACACTCTGCTCATGATCGAGGCGCTGCGCGCGCTCGGAGCCGACATCGACGACGACGGAGATGTCCTCCACATCGAGCCGATCGACTTCGCCGCGGCCGCGGATTCACCCGCCGAGGCGGCCGAGCCGATCACGATCGACTGTGGTCTCGCCGGGACCGTCATGCGCTTCATCCCGCCGCTGGCCGCCCTGACCGGACGCGAAGTCGTCCTCGACGGCGATGAGCAGGCCCGGGTGCGACCGATGTCGGTGACCGTGGACTCGCTGAGCCGCCTCGGCGCATCGATCACCTCCGCAGACGGCCTGCTGCCGCTGTCCATCCGTCCCAGCGCCCAGCTGCGCGGCGGTCACCTCGAAATCGACGCCAGCGCCTCGAGTCAATTCGTCTCCGGACTGCTGCTGGCCGCCCCCGTCATGCCGTTGGGGCTCGAACTCATCAACACCGGCACCGGCGTGCCCAGCCGCACCCATGTCGACATGACCCTCGAGGTGCTCAGGGACGCCGGGGTCGACATCAGCGAACCCGAACCGGAACGGTGGATCGTCGAACCCGGCCTGCCGCGGGGACTCGACGTCCTCGTCGAACCGGATCTGTCCAACGCGGCCGCCTTCGCCGCCGCCGCTGTGGCCACTGACGGAACGGTCACGATCACCGACTGGCCGGTCCACACCACACAGGCCGGAGACGGCTTCCGCGACATCGCCGAGGCCTTCGGCGCGCAGGCGATCCTCGATCGAGACGGACTGCACGTCACCGGGCCCTCCGCACTTCGTGCCGTCGACCTCGACCTCTCCGCGGTCGGAGAGCTCACCCCTGTCGTCGCGGCATTGGCCGGGCTGGCCGAGGGCACCTCGCAGCTGCGCGGAATCGGCCACCTGCGCGGACACGAAACGGATCGTCTGGCCGCGCTGACACGCGAACTGAGCGCCGTCGGCGTCGACGTCGTCGAACACCCCGACGCGCTGACGATCACCGGCGGCGCCGAACTGCGTCCGGCTCTCTGGCACACCTATCATGACCATCGCATGGTCATGGCCGGGGCGATCCTCGGTCTCCGCATCGAGGGCCTGACCATCGAGAACGCAGGCACCGTGGCCAAGACCCTGCCCGCATTCACCCAGCTGTGGGAAGCCATGACCTCTCCCGGGGCCTGA
- the hisN gene encoding histidinol-phosphatase translates to MNDLDLASELADLADDISLARFTAQDFTVETKPDLTPVTECDRAVEQAIMARIEQERPDDSVLGEEFGSHGQSPRRWIIDPIDGTKNFVRGVPVWATLISLYDGETPLLGMVSAPALGRRWWAERGKGAFASVLGAPAKRISVSEVDRLADASLSYASLSGWKELGAFDGFLELCESLWRTRGYGDFYSYMLLAEGAVDLACEPELALYDMGALVPIVLEAGGTFTNTAGVPGPFGGNAVASNSRLHEAALDLLGRVEPKEIS, encoded by the coding sequence ATGAACGACCTCGACCTGGCGAGCGAACTCGCCGATCTCGCCGACGACATCAGCCTGGCCCGATTCACCGCTCAGGACTTCACTGTCGAGACCAAACCCGACCTCACTCCGGTCACCGAATGCGACCGCGCCGTCGAGCAGGCGATCATGGCCCGGATCGAGCAGGAACGGCCCGACGACAGCGTCCTCGGGGAGGAATTCGGCTCCCACGGTCAGTCACCTCGGCGTTGGATCATCGACCCGATCGACGGAACGAAGAACTTCGTCCGCGGCGTGCCCGTATGGGCCACGCTCATCTCCCTCTACGACGGTGAGACCCCGCTGCTGGGGATGGTCTCGGCCCCGGCACTCGGCCGGCGCTGGTGGGCCGAACGCGGTAAGGGAGCCTTCGCCTCGGTGCTGGGAGCACCCGCGAAGCGGATCTCGGTGTCCGAGGTCGACCGGCTCGCCGACGCTTCCCTGTCGTATGCGTCGCTGTCGGGATGGAAGGAACTGGGTGCCTTCGACGGGTTCCTCGAACTCTGCGAGAGCCTGTGGCGGACCCGCGGATACGGGGATTTCTACTCGTATATGCTGCTGGCCGAGGGAGCCGTCGACCTCGCCTGCGAACCCGAATTGGCCCTGTACGACATGGGTGCGCTCGTGCCCATCGTGCTCGAGGCCGGGGGCACGTTCACGAACACGGCGGGCGTGCCCGGGCCCTTCGGCGGCAATGCCGTGGCCAGCAACTCCCGCCTCCACGAGGCGGCGCTCGACCTGCTCGGTCGGGTCGAACCGAAGGAGATCTCCTGA
- a CDS encoding DoxX family protein — protein sequence MSPIRFIARPMLAAGYLLNGVDRLRRPEAAAASVTPLLNQARKQIDVPVDATTLARATGVAQVAAGSLLAIGRFPRISATILVGTYLLDTVGERLAAEKTTSKEEKKARNERTLLRTSMLGGALLASVDTAGRPGLWWRTQHAAEDLWSSVEDTSKQALNALGVD from the coding sequence GTGTCTCCCATCCGTTTCATCGCACGGCCCATGTTGGCCGCCGGATACCTCCTCAACGGCGTCGACCGTCTGCGTCGGCCCGAAGCCGCAGCCGCTTCGGTCACTCCTCTTCTCAACCAGGCCCGCAAGCAGATCGATGTGCCCGTGGATGCGACGACCCTCGCACGCGCCACCGGTGTGGCACAGGTCGCCGCCGGCTCGCTTCTGGCCATCGGCCGCTTCCCGCGCATCAGCGCCACGATCCTCGTGGGCACTTACCTGCTCGACACCGTCGGAGAGCGCCTCGCGGCCGAGAAGACGACCTCGAAGGAGGAGAAGAAGGCCCGCAACGAGCGGACGCTGCTGCGGACCTCGATGCTCGGCGGTGCTCTGCTGGCCAGCGTCGACACCGCTGGACGCCCCGGACTGTGGTGGCGCACCCAGCATGCCGCCGAGGACCTCTGGTCAAGCGTCGAAGACACCTCCAAGCAGGCGCTGAACGCACTCGGAGTTGACTGA